The region CCAGCTCAAGGACGGCACTGTTGTTGACGGCACCCGGGTGCCGCGCTACCGGGCCGACGTGTGGATCAAGGACGGAAAAATCGCCCAGATCGGTGGGCAGGCGCCGGGGTCGGCCAAACGGGTGATCGACGCCGACGGCCTGATCGTCGCGCCCGGTTTTGTCGATCTGCACACCCATTACGACGCCCAGATCCGTTGGGACCCGTACTGCACAATCTCGGGCTGGCACGGGGTGACCTCGGTCGTGCTGGGCAACTGCGGCTTCGGCTTTGCGCCGGTCAAGCCCGATTTCCGGGAACGCTCGATGCTGACCATGACCCGCACCGAAGCCATTCCGTATGACGCGATGAAAGCCGGCATGGACTGGGACTGGGAGACCATTCCGGAGTATCTCGACTCGCTCGACCGCTCCGCCAAGGGCGTGAACTGCATCCAGTACATGCCGACCGCCTCGCTGATGACCTACGTCATGGGCCTTGACGCGGCCAAGAGCCGCCCGGCGACCGCAGCCGAGCGTCAGGAAATGCAGCGGCTGCTCGACCAGGGCATGGATGCCGGCCTGTGCGGCTTTTCCATCCAGCGTCTGGGTCCGGACTCGACCCAGGCCGATTACGACGGCTCGCCGATGGTCACCGATATCATGGATGACGCCGACATTCTGAACCTGGCCGAGGTGCTGCGCCGACGCGACGAGGGCTTTATCCAGATCACCCAATCGACCGGCACCATCAAACAAGACCTCAACTTTCTGGAAAAACTGGCCGAGGTCGCCCAGCGCCCGATCCTGCATAACGTCATTGTCGCGGCCCGCAAAGACCCCAAGGTCCACCGCCGCAGCCTGGACTGGCTGGAGCGCTGCCGGGAGCAGGGTCTGCCGATCTTCGGCCAGACCGGAACCCACCGGACCGGCTTTGCCTTCACCCTGGAGCACTGGAACCTGTACGATGCCAGCCCGGCCTGGCGGGAGCTGACGACCGGCACCAAGCAGGAAAAGCTGGCCAAAATGAAAAACCCGGCCCTGCGTGAGGCGGTCAAGCGCGAAACCGAAGAGGCCGACC is a window of Desulfurellaceae bacterium DNA encoding:
- a CDS encoding amidohydrolase family protein, with the translated sequence MATYDIQLKDGTVVDGTRVPRYRADVWIKDGKIAQIGGQAPGSAKRVIDADGLIVAPGFVDLHTHYDAQIRWDPYCTISGWHGVTSVVLGNCGFGFAPVKPDFRERSMLTMTRTEAIPYDAMKAGMDWDWETIPEYLDSLDRSAKGVNCIQYMPTASLMTYVMGLDAAKSRPATAAERQEMQRLLDQGMDAGLCGFSIQRLGPDSTQADYDGSPMVTDIMDDADILNLAEVLRRRDEGFIQITQSTGTIKQDLNFLEKLAEVAQRPILHNVIVAARKDPKVHRRSLDWLERCREQGLPIFGQTGTHRTGFAFTLEHWNLYDASPAWRELTTGTKQEKLAKMKNPALREAVKRETEEADRKLQVIQAGVGGAIPTLIVQSANNQTDLEQYVGKSIGQIAQEQGKNPIDTMLDLSIAGDLNVEFLGPNRGFNADYTAEMINDSRFTVPGASDGGAHTKFFTGGAFTTDFLRWLVRDEQKVSLEEAHYRLSALPAHAAGFRDRGTLREGAAADVVVYNLDELDIEPDWIGEITYDFPGGEWRRVQRAKGYRAIIVNGQTTFEDGQCTGNTSGKLLRHGHA